A window of Pyrobaculum aerophilum str. IM2 contains these coding sequences:
- a CDS encoding CBS domain-containing protein: MKPVESLIRRSAVVITPKESLIQAAEMLAAESIGALAVIDSVTQKKPPAVLSERDIVRAVAMKMPLSTPVEAFMSPGLVTIEEDEDVRKAAKLMTMHNIRHLVVVNKQGELVGVVSIRDVLKELGGKMLNFFYRRKFLY; the protein is encoded by the coding sequence ATGAAGCCGGTAGAGTCCTTAATTAGGAGAAGCGCCGTGGTTATAACGCCCAAGGAGAGCCTCATTCAGGCGGCGGAGATGCTCGCGGCAGAGAGCATAGGGGCGTTGGCAGTTATAGACTCCGTCACGCAGAAAAAGCCCCCTGCCGTCTTATCGGAGCGGGATATCGTAAGGGCTGTGGCTATGAAAATGCCCCTATCCACGCCTGTGGAGGCATTTATGTCGCCTGGCTTGGTTACTATAGAGGAGGATGAAGACGTGCGCAAAGCGGCAAAACTAATGACAATGCACAACATCAGACACCTCGTAGTGGTGAACAAACAGGGCGAACTCGTCGGGGTTGTGTCAATTAGAGACGTCTTAAAAGAGCTGGGGGGAAAAATGTTAAACTTTTTTTACCGACGCAAGTTTCTTTATTAA
- a CDS encoding RsmB/NOP family class I SAM-dependent RNA methyltransferase, with protein MKWSPDELISFVAKVLYEVAANGLTLDYAFQKVKRNWRSLQSFKVFYDVSFDAVRHYYFLKFAASKLFGSSAMKAVAKAWFIYRADALLYNKDLVTRYKKRLLKRALARPEEALEQLEGLRDNAVEYLSVKYSYHPKIVSTLLSHLPQGEVERLLEAGNATWIWLRINTLKADIDKALRILEAEAEVEPHPKIPFVVLLKNAKRPVQYLEAVKRFLAIPQDLASIYAVLSLNPQPGDRIIDLAAAPGMKTSLIAQLAEGRAKIVAVDLSAKRVSRMRHLLKNLGAGGFVEVVRADSRALKTRRFDKALLDAPCTSSGAFTKEPAVKIYPRLEDAPKYSKLQKALLKNALSLASEVVYAVCSILPEEGEEVVTSVGAKAEKPLGDLASSYRGEVGGRTFPHVHKSEAFFISRLRE; from the coding sequence GTGAAATGGTCGCCTGATGAGTTAATATCGTTTGTGGCTAAGGTCCTTTACGAAGTCGCGGCCAACGGCCTTACTTTAGACTACGCCTTTCAAAAAGTTAAGCGGAATTGGCGAAGTCTACAGAGCTTTAAGGTGTTTTACGACGTCTCTTTTGACGCCGTTAGACACTATTACTTTTTAAAATTCGCCGCGTCTAAACTATTCGGCTCCTCTGCCATGAAGGCCGTCGCTAAGGCGTGGTTTATATATAGAGCTGATGCGTTGCTTTATAATAAGGACTTAGTGACGCGGTATAAGAAGAGGCTGTTGAAAAGAGCCTTAGCCCGGCCCGAGGAGGCGTTGGAACAACTAGAGGGGCTTAGAGACAACGCCGTGGAGTACCTCTCGGTGAAATACAGCTACCACCCGAAAATTGTCTCAACTCTCCTCTCCCACCTTCCCCAGGGAGAGGTTGAAAGATTGTTGGAGGCTGGGAACGCCACCTGGATCTGGCTGAGGATAAACACGTTAAAGGCGGATATCGACAAGGCGTTGAGAATTCTAGAGGCTGAGGCCGAGGTAGAGCCACATCCCAAAATCCCCTTTGTCGTGTTGTTAAAAAATGCCAAGAGGCCTGTGCAATACTTAGAGGCAGTGAAGCGCTTCTTAGCAATACCGCAAGATCTCGCCTCTATATACGCAGTGCTGTCTCTGAACCCCCAGCCGGGGGATCGCATAATTGACCTCGCCGCTGCGCCCGGGATGAAGACTAGCCTAATCGCCCAGCTGGCGGAGGGGAGGGCTAAAATAGTGGCTGTGGACCTCTCCGCAAAGCGGGTTTCGAGAATGAGGCACTTGCTTAAAAACCTTGGCGCTGGGGGATTTGTAGAGGTAGTCAGGGCGGACTCCCGGGCGTTGAAAACTAGGCGTTTTGACAAGGCGCTTTTAGACGCCCCGTGCACTTCCAGCGGCGCCTTTACTAAAGAGCCTGCGGTGAAGATTTACCCCAGGTTGGAGGACGCCCCGAAGTACAGCAAATTACAAAAGGCGCTTTTAAAAAACGCCTTGTCTCTGGCCAGTGAAGTGGTATACGCCGTCTGTAGCATACTCCCCGAGGAGGGCGAAGAAGTCGTTACGAGCGTAGGGGCCAAGGCGGAGAAGCCCCTGGGGGATTTGGCCTCCTCTTACAGAGGGGAGGTGGGAGGAAGGACCTTCCCCCACGTTCACAAGAGCGAGGCCTTTTTCATATCTAGACTCAGGGAATGA
- a CDS encoding 50S ribosomal protein L5, whose amino-acid sequence MPSWKELVLVKGHPMQRIYIEKVVVNIGVGASGEKLEKAAGLLKELTGAEPSRRRAKKSIKDFGIRKGEPIGVAVTLRRDQAVNFLMRALQAVNNRVKKTSFDDRGNVCFGIKEHILLPGVKYDPAVGIWGMDVCVKLAKPGLRVQLRRRRRSKVGKRQLVTKEEAIEFFQKVLGVQVD is encoded by the coding sequence ATGCCTAGCTGGAAAGAGCTAGTTTTAGTAAAGGGACACCCAATGCAGAGGATATATATAGAGAAAGTAGTTGTGAACATAGGCGTCGGCGCCAGCGGCGAGAAGTTAGAAAAAGCGGCTGGACTGTTAAAAGAGCTAACTGGTGCAGAGCCCTCGAGGAGAAGAGCCAAGAAGTCCATAAAAGACTTTGGAATAAGAAAGGGCGAGCCAATAGGAGTAGCGGTCACCCTCAGGAGAGACCAAGCCGTAAACTTCTTAATGCGGGCGCTACAGGCGGTGAACAACAGAGTAAAAAAGACCAGTTTTGACGACAGGGGCAACGTTTGTTTTGGAATAAAAGAGCACATCCTGCTCCCCGGGGTGAAATACGACCCAGCCGTTGGCATATGGGGCATGGACGTCTGCGTAAAACTCGCCAAGCCGGGGCTAAGAGTACAGCTTAGAAGAAGGCGGAGGAGCAAAGTGGGGAAAAGGCAATTGGTAACAAAAGAGGAGGCAATTGAATTCTTCCAAAAAGTACTAGGCGTACAAGTAGACTAG
- a CDS encoding c-type cytochrome, with product MGKDVVYAVIAIIGIVVGALAFTYQPGVEVRTKTEVISTTVTESPVTTTRQPVTVTGTTPIGQQPTPSIKISYNEQLAQKGVQLFKELACNACHTVKGAGIEVGGNIGPDLSKTLLGNVGVEKGTAGGPIMLEYFEKNGLTNPAANLDKAAQLVAKFLTEGDKDLAPTMFTQTEAFKKTYGDKWATEYVPALVEMFKMALARSQS from the coding sequence ATGGGCAAAGATGTAGTATACGCAGTAATAGCGATAATAGGCATTGTCGTGGGCGCATTGGCGTTTACCTATCAGCCGGGCGTTGAGGTGAGGACAAAAACAGAAGTGATATCAACTACTGTAACAGAATCGCCTGTCACAACGACGCGCCAGCCAGTTACCGTCACGGGCACAACGCCTATAGGCCAACAACCGACGCCCTCCATTAAAATAAGCTATAATGAGCAACTCGCCCAAAAGGGCGTTCAGTTATTTAAAGAGCTGGCATGTAATGCGTGCCACACGGTAAAAGGCGCTGGCATTGAGGTTGGGGGCAATATAGGCCCGGATTTGTCAAAGACTCTTCTCGGCAATGTAGGCGTTGAGAAGGGCACTGCTGGCGGCCCCATTATGTTAGAATATTTTGAGAAAAACGGGTTAACAAACCCCGCCGCCAATTTGGACAAGGCTGCACAGCTCGTTGCCAAGTTTCTAACAGAAGGCGATAAAGACCTCGCACCAACTATGTTCACCCAGACCGAAGCCTTTAAGAAGACCTACGGCGACAAGTGGGCGACGGAATATGTCCCCGCCTTAGTTGAAATGTTTAAGATGGCACTGGCAAGGTCACAATCTTAA
- the rtcA gene encoding RNA 3'-terminal phosphate cyclase, translated as MAVRIDGSYGEGGGQILRTSIALSALLGRPVEIVNIRAKRANPGLQPQHLTGVKVAALLTDAEVKGAEKGSTRLYFEPKTLKCGNFSIDIGTAGSISLIVQTLAPILLYAPCPTQITVTGGTDVAWAPPIDYMRFVFTKVLERFGAKLSIELIRRGHYPRGGGRAVVRAEPVKRLKAVESEEFGNVVKISGISHAVNLPPHVAERQAKAAREELSKMGLDADIAIEVRNDGLGPGSGVVIWAVSDAGNVIGGDSLGERGKPAETVGKEAAQKLIAVLKTRASVDPHMADMAVLYMALAEGRSRISTSEETMHLKTNMYIIEQFLRVKFSTMEKAGRYTIEVEGVGYNR; from the coding sequence ATGGCTGTTAGAATAGACGGCTCATACGGCGAGGGGGGCGGGCAGATATTGAGGACTTCCATAGCCCTCTCCGCGTTGCTGGGAAGGCCTGTGGAAATTGTGAACATCAGAGCTAAGAGGGCCAACCCAGGCCTCCAGCCGCAACACCTCACGGGCGTAAAGGTCGCCGCGCTGTTAACAGACGCGGAAGTAAAAGGCGCCGAGAAGGGGTCCACCCGCCTTTATTTTGAGCCCAAGACCTTGAAGTGCGGGAATTTCAGTATCGACATTGGGACCGCCGGGAGTATTTCGCTAATAGTACAAACGCTAGCCCCAATACTGCTCTACGCGCCCTGTCCAACGCAAATAACAGTAACTGGGGGTACAGACGTGGCTTGGGCGCCTCCCATTGACTACATGAGGTTTGTCTTCACAAAAGTACTAGAGCGCTTCGGCGCCAAGCTCAGCATAGAGCTAATTCGGCGTGGCCATTACCCAAGGGGAGGGGGGAGGGCAGTGGTCAGGGCTGAGCCGGTGAAAAGGCTCAAGGCCGTAGAGTCAGAGGAGTTCGGCAACGTGGTTAAAATCTCGGGAATTTCACACGCAGTAAACCTCCCTCCGCACGTCGCAGAGCGCCAAGCAAAAGCCGCGAGAGAGGAGCTGTCTAAAATGGGACTAGACGCTGATATTGCCATAGAGGTTAGAAACGACGGCTTGGGCCCGGGAAGCGGCGTTGTGATCTGGGCGGTGTCAGATGCAGGCAATGTTATCGGCGGCGACTCGCTCGGCGAGAGGGGCAAGCCGGCTGAGACAGTGGGGAAGGAGGCGGCTCAGAAATTAATAGCTGTGCTCAAGACGCGGGCCTCGGTCGACCCCCACATGGCGGATATGGCAGTGTTGTACATGGCTCTGGCAGAGGGGCGGAGCAGAATATCCACATCAGAGGAGACAATGCACTTAAAGACTAACATGTACATTATCGAGCAGTTCTTGAGGGTAAAATTCAGTACTATGGAAAAAGCCGGAAGATATACAATTGAAGTAGAGGGCGTTGGCTATAATCGATAA
- a CDS encoding PFL family protein encodes MRFDPKEIGEILEMLLFRELDIRAVTLSVNTLPAIRHRVSDTISALEELLEPYLKKLRPAVEKVASRLGVRIVTVRLAVSPVSIMLEPIGDAKSTVELAYFLDDLAGKYGVDMVGGFSAFEHAGVSRGDRALMEGLAEALNGTSRLAGFLNVASTMTGINLDAVRKSADIILSLKPHAAARFAVTANLPEDVPFMPGAYHGLGLPDAVINIAVSGPGVVEAVVRNLPEADARTLHDAIKRAAFKITRLGELVGREVSKELGVPFGAVDLSVAPSPKVGDSVAAILEAMGLPRVGSPGSVFALALFVDAVKKGGAMAVSNIGGLSGAFIPVSEDAVMAQAAAEGAVTLDTLKAMAAVCNTGLDMIGIPGDASADVVAAIIADVMALAVYLDKPLGVRLVPVPGGKPGDYYDLGGLYGKVAVMEISRYSKIPLMSRGGTAPPGVERLKKG; translated from the coding sequence ATGAGGTTTGACCCCAAGGAGATAGGCGAAATTTTAGAAATGCTTCTTTTCAGAGAGCTGGACATAAGGGCGGTGACTCTCAGCGTTAACACGCTGCCGGCTATTAGGCACAGAGTATCCGATACCATCTCAGCGCTTGAAGAACTTCTAGAGCCTTATTTAAAAAAGCTGAGGCCGGCTGTGGAAAAAGTGGCCTCCAGACTCGGCGTGAGGATCGTCACGGTGCGACTCGCCGTGTCCCCCGTGTCTATAATGCTAGAGCCAATTGGCGACGCCAAGTCGACCGTGGAGCTGGCGTATTTTCTCGACGATTTGGCCGGCAAGTACGGAGTGGATATGGTGGGCGGCTTTTCGGCGTTTGAACACGCCGGCGTGTCCCGTGGGGATAGGGCTTTAATGGAGGGGCTGGCAGAGGCTTTAAACGGCACCTCGAGGCTGGCCGGCTTTTTAAACGTGGCCTCCACCATGACGGGGATTAATTTAGACGCAGTTAGGAAATCCGCCGACATAATCCTCAGCTTAAAGCCTCACGCCGCAGCCCGATTTGCAGTGACGGCAAATCTGCCCGAAGACGTTCCCTTTATGCCGGGAGCCTACCACGGCCTCGGCCTTCCAGACGCAGTTATTAATATCGCAGTAAGCGGCCCCGGCGTAGTGGAGGCCGTGGTTAGGAATTTGCCAGAGGCTGACGCCAGGACTTTGCACGACGCTATTAAGAGGGCGGCTTTTAAAATAACTAGGCTGGGGGAGTTAGTGGGGAGGGAGGTGTCTAAGGAATTGGGCGTGCCATTTGGCGCTGTGGATTTAAGCGTAGCGCCGTCCCCTAAGGTGGGGGACTCAGTTGCGGCTATTTTAGAGGCAATGGGGCTCCCGAGAGTTGGCTCGCCGGGATCTGTCTTCGCCCTGGCACTATTTGTAGACGCGGTGAAAAAAGGCGGGGCTATGGCTGTCTCTAATATCGGCGGCCTTAGCGGCGCTTTTATACCCGTAAGCGAAGACGCCGTAATGGCACAGGCAGCCGCCGAGGGGGCTGTGACGTTAGACACGCTTAAGGCCATGGCCGCCGTGTGTAACACAGGCCTCGACATGATTGGCATTCCGGGGGATGCCAGCGCAGATGTGGTGGCCGCGATAATTGCTGACGTAATGGCCCTCGCCGTTTATTTAGATAAGCCCCTGGGCGTTAGGCTAGTGCCAGTGCCAGGCGGCAAGCCGGGGGACTATTACGACTTGGGCGGGCTTTACGGCAAGGTTGCCGTTATGGAAATATCGCGGTATTCTAAAATACCGCTTATGTCAAGAGGCGGCACCGCGCCGCCCGGCGTGGAGAGGCTGAAGAAGGGCTAA
- the psmB gene encoding archaeal proteasome endopeptidase complex subunit beta: MGEEVQIGATAVGIKAKDGVVLAAEKRVSYGFYTLSSAGKKVFVIDDKLAIASAGIIADMQTLAKILKLNAKAYELEMKRKPSTHSMARLLSVIMFSRRFMPFFAEVLVGGIDEEGPHLIVMDPLGSLIEDNYAALGTGAKLAVAVLDTGYRPDITVEEAKKLAVQALKAAIERDPVSGGGIDLAIVDKNGAREEEVRVQLLI, encoded by the coding sequence ATGGGCGAAGAGGTACAAATCGGCGCAACTGCCGTGGGAATAAAGGCTAAAGACGGCGTTGTGCTGGCGGCAGAGAAGAGGGTTTCCTACGGCTTTTACACTCTCAGCTCCGCTGGGAAAAAGGTTTTTGTAATTGACGACAAGCTGGCCATAGCCTCCGCGGGGATTATTGCGGATATGCAGACTCTCGCCAAGATCTTAAAGCTCAACGCTAAGGCTTATGAGCTGGAGATGAAAAGAAAGCCCTCCACCCACTCCATGGCTAGACTGCTGTCAGTTATAATGTTCAGCAGGCGTTTCATGCCGTTTTTCGCAGAGGTGCTCGTGGGCGGCATTGACGAGGAGGGACCCCACCTCATTGTAATGGATCCCCTCGGCAGTTTAATAGAGGACAACTACGCAGCGTTGGGCACTGGGGCGAAGCTGGCCGTTGCGGTATTGGACACGGGCTACAGACCCGACATCACGGTGGAAGAGGCCAAAAAACTCGCGGTTCAGGCCCTTAAAGCCGCCATAGAGAGAGACCCCGTGTCTGGCGGCGGCATAGATTTAGCTATTGTGGACAAAAACGGGGCAAGGGAGGAGGAGGTGAGAGTACAGCTACTTATTTAA
- the cyoE gene encoding heme o synthase, producing the protein MSPYISLLKPRVIWLLILASVAGYIYGGGGVDSRLFSLLAVAFLSTGGSAAFNHYWERDIDALMTRTFKRPLPSGLITPNAALAYSLALSATGISLGFLLLGLLPGLFVLLGWLFYAVVYTIVLKRRTWLNIFGGGFAGNAVFLGGYALAKGTVDLPAVLISFAIYLWTPSHIWALAFKYRGDYKRAGVPMLPALIKEERAVAVISAINAAAAAYILWLYLQFGGGAGGAIVALGVAATIATSIYAAVKKTEEAMWKMYKASSPMLTLFLIALMIQRYRL; encoded by the coding sequence GTGTCTCCCTATATCTCTTTATTAAAACCGCGGGTTATTTGGCTCCTTATTTTGGCCTCTGTTGCTGGCTATATTTACGGCGGGGGCGGCGTTGACAGCCGTCTTTTTTCCCTCTTGGCTGTGGCTTTTCTCTCCACTGGGGGCTCTGCTGCTTTTAATCACTACTGGGAGAGGGATATAGACGCCTTAATGACGAGGACTTTTAAAAGGCCTCTTCCCTCCGGGCTAATTACGCCTAACGCCGCCCTCGCCTACTCCCTCGCCCTTTCAGCAACGGGGATTTCCCTGGGCTTTTTACTGCTGGGCCTCCTCCCCGGCCTTTTCGTACTGCTGGGCTGGCTTTTCTACGCAGTGGTTTACACAATTGTCCTCAAGAGGAGGACTTGGCTGAATATTTTCGGAGGGGGTTTTGCCGGAAACGCAGTTTTTCTAGGGGGGTACGCCTTGGCCAAGGGGACTGTGGACCTCCCCGCCGTCCTCATCTCCTTTGCCATATACCTCTGGACTCCCTCTCACATATGGGCCCTAGCTTTTAAATACAGAGGGGATTACAAAAGGGCAGGGGTGCCGATGTTACCCGCGTTAATAAAAGAAGAGAGGGCAGTGGCGGTAATATCGGCTATAAACGCGGCGGCTGCCGCCTACATCCTCTGGCTGTATTTACAATTTGGAGGAGGGGCAGGGGGGGCGATAGTGGCCCTCGGCGTAGCCGCCACAATAGCCACAAGCATATACGCCGCAGTTAAAAAAACGGAAGAGGCCATGTGGAAAATGTACAAAGCGTCTAGCCCTATGTTAACCCTATTCTTAATAGCACTAATGATACAACGTTATCGATTATAG
- a CDS encoding L-fucose/L-arabinose isomerase family protein — protein sequence MGLRVAAAPNVDDETREEYRRIYEEAFRDFLPRANFILVLTGGSEPEILANAGDYNILLAWPHYNSLPAALEATAALRESGKFAEVIQLEAPGSPPPAGRVERILRVVELLQKPPRLALVGAPNKWLAASDLPGKPDVAINEEEVYRKSLEIEAAAEAGDLLSKAEHSDFGVGEIARIMAYAKALREAAKNVDGLTLGCWCFDFEKVSLRKWTPCISLAVLNDWGITATCEGDLRALYSAVVLKRLSGKPSWISNVNSVGDDVLLLTHDGAPPSFGRYSIVPRMATRAPAALRVEVPPGLPVTLLRVSSDLKKALLLKGVTIEAQRVEACSTQVAVRLLTGRGRDVLRAGLGNHLAYVLDDVYEEARLYFERTGATVIP from the coding sequence ATGGGACTCCGCGTCGCGGCAGCGCCTAACGTGGACGACGAAACGCGCGAGGAGTATAGGCGTATTTACGAAGAGGCCTTCAGGGACTTTCTGCCAAGGGCTAATTTCATACTAGTCTTAACCGGCGGGTCAGAGCCTGAGATTTTAGCAAACGCGGGCGATTACAACATATTGCTGGCGTGGCCTCATTATAACTCCTTGCCGGCCGCCCTCGAGGCTACGGCCGCGTTGAGAGAGAGCGGGAAATTCGCAGAGGTGATACAGCTGGAGGCCCCGGGATCTCCGCCGCCTGCCGGGAGAGTGGAGAGAATCCTCAGAGTAGTGGAGTTGTTGCAAAAGCCTCCCAGACTGGCGCTTGTGGGCGCTCCCAATAAATGGCTTGCGGCCTCCGACCTCCCAGGCAAGCCCGACGTCGCCATAAATGAGGAGGAAGTTTATAGAAAAAGCCTAGAGATTGAGGCGGCGGCCGAGGCTGGGGATTTGTTATCAAAGGCGGAACATAGCGATTTCGGCGTGGGGGAAATCGCAAGGATTATGGCATATGCCAAAGCCCTGCGGGAGGCGGCTAAAAACGTCGATGGCCTGACTCTGGGTTGTTGGTGTTTTGATTTTGAAAAAGTGAGCCTCCGCAAGTGGACTCCGTGCATCTCCCTGGCCGTTCTTAACGACTGGGGGATCACTGCTACGTGTGAAGGCGATTTGAGGGCCCTCTATTCAGCGGTGGTTTTAAAAAGACTGTCTGGAAAGCCCTCTTGGATAAGTAACGTCAATTCTGTTGGAGACGACGTGTTGTTATTAACTCACGACGGAGCGCCGCCTTCCTTTGGGAGGTATTCAATCGTCCCCCGGATGGCCACTAGGGCCCCCGCTGCGTTGAGAGTAGAGGTGCCGCCGGGCCTGCCGGTGACTCTCCTCAGAGTTTCAAGCGATTTGAAAAAAGCCCTCCTCCTCAAGGGCGTCACTATAGAGGCGCAGAGAGTTGAGGCTTGTAGTACTCAAGTCGCTGTGAGGCTATTAACTGGCCGCGGGAGAGATGTGCTGAGGGCGGGCCTCGGCAACCATCTGGCCTATGTCCTCGACGACGTGTATGAAGAGGCCCGGCTGTATTTTGAACGCACCGGCGCCACGGTCATTCCCTGA
- a CDS encoding electron transfer flavoprotein subunit beta/FixA family protein, translating to MKIAVLVKTALDTGQLRIRDSVVIEETPLKISDIDRNAVEEAVKLKGQDKAYAVTVLKWGPLQKKVQEAENVLREALAMGLDEAYLIADEKLLNASHVATAKAIAAVVKKIGADLVLAGEATVDNYTGQIPARVAAELGWPVITYVRELKVEGGKIIAKRDLEDHVEVVEAPLPSVVSVTREINQPRIPTLLAIRAAMKKPVNKLTLADLGLDIAPKISAGYKPLVIQRKKIVIKDGTPEEKAEKLIQYLRQEGVI from the coding sequence ATGAAAATTGCAGTTCTCGTAAAGACAGCGCTTGACACCGGGCAGTTGAGAATTAGAGACTCCGTAGTGATTGAAGAGACGCCGTTGAAAATCAGCGATATAGACCGTAACGCCGTTGAGGAGGCGGTGAAATTAAAAGGCCAAGACAAGGCCTATGCCGTAACTGTGTTAAAGTGGGGGCCTCTTCAGAAAAAAGTCCAAGAGGCTGAGAACGTGTTGCGCGAAGCTCTGGCCATGGGGCTTGACGAGGCGTATTTAATAGCTGATGAGAAATTATTAAACGCGAGCCACGTGGCCACGGCCAAGGCCATAGCGGCAGTGGTTAAAAAAATAGGCGCTGATTTAGTGCTGGCCGGGGAGGCCACTGTGGACAATTACACAGGACAAATCCCTGCGAGAGTGGCGGCGGAGCTGGGCTGGCCTGTCATCACATACGTAAGAGAGTTGAAAGTTGAGGGGGGAAAAATCATTGCCAAGAGGGATTTAGAAGATCACGTAGAAGTGGTGGAGGCGCCCCTCCCCTCTGTGGTTTCTGTAACTAGGGAAATAAACCAGCCCCGAATACCTACTCTCCTGGCGATTAGAGCCGCCATGAAAAAGCCGGTGAATAAGCTCACGCTCGCCGACTTGGGGCTAGACATTGCGCCCAAAATTTCCGCGGGCTATAAGCCGCTGGTAATACAGAGGAAGAAAATAGTGATTAAAGACGGCACTCCTGAGGAGAAGGCGGAGAAGTTAATTCAATACTTGAGGCAGGAAGGGGTGATATGA
- a CDS encoding metallophosphoesterase has protein sequence MLLVAVSDSHDNIAAIKKLGDALRSRGVSLVIHAGDWVSPFTARFLREAVGEGVRVVGVWGNNEGERPYFLEVAKKFNVEIAGDAAELEVAGRKIAVYHGTSPVLLKALAESGLYDIVIYGHTHQAVIEKRGRTLVVNPGELCGCLTGRSSYALINVEKLEVDLIYLT, from the coding sequence GTGTTGCTAGTTGCAGTGTCTGACAGCCACGACAACATCGCCGCTATTAAAAAACTAGGCGATGCGTTGAGATCTAGAGGAGTATCGTTAGTAATACACGCAGGCGACTGGGTATCCCCCTTCACAGCCCGGTTTTTGAGGGAAGCGGTGGGAGAGGGGGTTAGGGTGGTGGGAGTGTGGGGGAACAACGAGGGGGAAAGGCCGTACTTTTTAGAGGTCGCCAAAAAGTTCAACGTTGAGATCGCGGGAGATGCGGCGGAGTTAGAAGTGGCGGGGAGGAAGATCGCCGTGTACCACGGCACATCTCCAGTCTTGCTTAAAGCCTTGGCCGAATCGGGGCTGTACGACATTGTGATATACGGCCACACCCACCAAGCAGTAATAGAGAAAAGGGGGAGGACTCTCGTCGTAAACCCCGGGGAGTTGTGCGGTTGTCTCACTGGGCGTAGCTCCTACGCCTTAATAAACGTTGAAAAACTGGAGGTGGACTTAATTTATCTCACGTGA
- a CDS encoding ACT domain-containing protein, which yields MELAVVSVLGADRVGIVAGISSVLAKHNVNIVDISQTVVQNIFSMVMIVDISKADVDISQLRRELEEEGKRLGVMVAVYHIDVFKYMQRI from the coding sequence ATGGAGCTCGCAGTGGTGTCCGTATTGGGGGCCGATAGAGTGGGCATTGTGGCCGGGATCTCGTCGGTTCTGGCCAAGCACAACGTCAATATTGTGGATATCTCACAAACAGTAGTGCAAAATATATTCTCTATGGTTATGATTGTGGACATCTCAAAGGCGGATGTGGACATCTCCCAACTGCGTAGAGAGCTTGAGGAGGAGGGGAAGCGTCTAGGCGTAATGGTCGCCGTTTATCACATAGACGTGTTTAAGTATATGCAGAGGATATGA
- a CDS encoding electron transfer flavoprotein subunit alpha/FixB family protein, translating into MKALVVYPNKELLYAASTLGGEVAALVFSEGEAEAIKGRAHKIFVTSVDARAPDAVAEAVIKTAQGYDVILLPSTKNGKTVGGIVAQRLGAEFITDVLSLKAEGNVLKAERYVFGNKAVASVEVPAPAVVSVASGRFQGEPPAVQSDVERIEVSATPVVKVLSIEEKARGAVKLEEAEIIVSVGRGFKKKEDLQMAFELAKILGGQVGCSRPIAADLKWLPEEHWVGLSGKKVKPKLYLAIGISGQPQHIAGILDSRIIAAINSDPSAPIFQNADYGVVEDLYKIVPILIKKLASVKKV; encoded by the coding sequence ATGAAAGCGCTAGTAGTATACCCAAATAAAGAACTGTTGTACGCTGCCTCTACTCTCGGAGGGGAGGTTGCCGCCTTGGTGTTCAGCGAGGGGGAGGCCGAGGCGATCAAGGGCAGGGCCCATAAGATATTCGTAACAAGCGTCGACGCCAGAGCGCCAGACGCCGTGGCTGAGGCTGTTATAAAAACAGCTCAGGGGTATGACGTAATTCTACTGCCCTCTACGAAAAACGGGAAGACCGTGGGGGGAATAGTGGCGCAACGCCTGGGCGCTGAGTTTATAACTGACGTCTTATCGCTCAAGGCCGAGGGCAACGTATTAAAGGCGGAGCGGTACGTCTTCGGCAACAAGGCTGTGGCCTCTGTGGAGGTCCCTGCACCGGCGGTTGTATCAGTGGCCTCTGGGAGGTTCCAGGGAGAACCCCCGGCAGTTCAGAGCGATGTGGAGAGGATAGAGGTTAGTGCTACGCCTGTCGTTAAGGTTTTGTCAATAGAGGAGAAGGCCAGAGGCGCGGTTAAATTAGAAGAGGCTGAGATCATTGTGTCAGTGGGGAGGGGCTTTAAGAAAAAAGAGGATCTCCAAATGGCCTTTGAGCTCGCAAAAATACTAGGAGGCCAAGTGGGGTGTTCGCGCCCAATCGCCGCGGATTTGAAGTGGCTTCCCGAGGAGCATTGGGTAGGGCTGTCTGGGAAAAAGGTAAAGCCTAAGCTCTACTTAGCCATTGGCATTTCGGGCCAGCCGCAACACATCGCGGGGATTCTTGACAGCAGAATTATCGCTGCAATTAACAGCGACCCTTCGGCGCCGATATTCCAAAACGCCGACTACGGCGTTGTGGAGGATTTATATAAAATTGTGCCAATATTAATAAAGAAACTTGCGTCGGTAAAAAAAGTTTAA